In candidate division KSB1 bacterium, one DNA window encodes the following:
- a CDS encoding YihY/virulence factor BrkB family protein yields the protein MMRAVKFAWQVLQEAGRRFDRDYGTFLASGLAFDLMLCILPFLLVLLSLSGYVLESSEQMHQDILAFLERALPVTLSELQHSLQHFIKDRKIIGAVGLISLLLAASRVFGGIRTVIEISFRRKLPFNYVTGKLFDIGMVVLTGALLFLSLGFSYVITDLQNWLTSWLSGRGYDFSRLNNLIALALAFAASTGMFFLVYRLPLERHVPTRIVMTLALLVAALWELAKWLFGLYLANLGRFDVLYGSFGVLVILVLWIYYSAIIFVAGAELGSAWHDLRQPAVAKAAPARRPDTLRDETGRATRRA from the coding sequence ATGATGCGCGCAGTGAAATTCGCCTGGCAGGTGTTGCAGGAGGCCGGCCGGCGCTTTGACCGGGATTACGGCACCTTTCTGGCCTCCGGCCTCGCCTTCGATCTCATGCTGTGCATACTGCCTTTTCTGCTGGTTCTGCTCTCGCTCTCCGGCTACGTGCTGGAGTCATCTGAGCAAATGCACCAGGACATTCTTGCCTTTCTCGAACGCGCCCTGCCGGTCACGCTCTCCGAGCTGCAGCACAGTTTGCAGCACTTCATCAAGGATCGCAAGATCATCGGCGCGGTGGGATTGATTTCGCTGCTACTGGCGGCCTCGCGCGTCTTCGGCGGCATTCGCACCGTCATCGAAATCTCCTTTCGCCGGAAGCTGCCATTCAATTATGTCACCGGCAAACTGTTCGACATCGGCATGGTGGTGCTCACCGGCGCGCTGCTGTTTCTCTCGCTGGGATTCTCCTATGTCATCACCGACCTGCAAAACTGGCTGACGAGCTGGCTGAGCGGGCGGGGCTATGATTTCAGCCGGCTGAACAATTTGATCGCGCTGGCGCTGGCCTTTGCCGCCTCCACGGGGATGTTCTTCCTGGTTTATCGCCTGCCGCTTGAGCGCCATGTTCCCACCCGCATCGTCATGACGCTGGCGCTGCTGGTGGCCGCGCTGTGGGAACTCGCCAAGTGGCTCTTTGGCCTTTATCTCGCCAACCTGGGCCGCTTCGACGTGCTGTATGGCTCCTTCGGCGTGCTGGTGATTTTGGTGCTGTGGATTTACTATTCCGCCATCATCTTTGTGGCCGGCGCGGAGTTGGGCAGCGCCTGGCATGATTTGCGCCAGCCGGCCGTCGCAAAAGCGGCCCCGGCGCGTCGGCCCGACACCCTGCGCGACGAAACCGGCCGCGCCACGCGGCGGGCGTAA
- a CDS encoding SDR family oxidoreductase, protein MPERVALITGGSRGIGRALGLALAEAGWDIALCHRKSPVEAESAAAAIAALGRRVISRQCDVSDPEAAAACVREVEESWGRIDALLNCAGAFHRVPLLQETPAGWQEMFAHNLHPVFYLSRLVAPGMQRRRWGRIVNFSIVHADQLASQPNLTAHYIAKVGVLILTRTFATLLAPDGITVNAISPAFIDSGTALPAGLQNTIQKIPAGHAGTVADAVAVVKFLLSPEAGYVTGTNIHLSGGWGI, encoded by the coding sequence ATGCCTGAGAGAGTTGCTCTGATCACCGGCGGCAGCCGCGGCATCGGCCGCGCGCTGGGTTTGGCGCTCGCGGAGGCCGGATGGGACATTGCGCTGTGCCACCGCAAAAGTCCGGTCGAGGCCGAGAGCGCCGCCGCCGCGATTGCCGCCTTGGGCCGCCGCGTCATCAGCCGGCAGTGCGATGTTTCCGATCCCGAAGCGGCGGCGGCATGCGTGCGTGAGGTCGAAGAAAGCTGGGGCCGCATCGATGCCCTGCTCAATTGTGCCGGCGCGTTCCATCGTGTACCGCTGCTGCAGGAGACCCCCGCCGGCTGGCAGGAGATGTTCGCTCACAATCTGCATCCGGTGTTCTATCTCAGCCGCCTGGTGGCACCCGGCATGCAGCGCCGGCGCTGGGGCCGGATTGTCAACTTCAGCATCGTGCATGCCGACCAACTGGCGAGCCAGCCCAATTTGACCGCGCACTACATCGCCAAGGTCGGCGTGCTCATCCTCACCCGCACGTTTGCCACACTGCTTGCGCCGGACGGCATTACAGTGAATGCCATCTCGCCGGCTTTCATCGATTCCGGCACGGCGCTGCCCGCCGGGTTGCAGAACACAATTCAGAAAATTCCCGCGGGCCATGCCGGTACGGTGGCGGATGCCGTGGCGGTGGTGAAATTTCTGCTCTCTCCCGAAGCCGGCTACGTAACCGGCACCAACATTCACCTGAGTGGCGGCTGGGGAATTTAG
- a CDS encoding ATP-binding protein, protein MKKPLFFVETVEGPPFVIKLHFDTNAPMPELVARLASYFEMTLSQDKVNYVIDMENVLFPSTKLIALLIATAARVRLRNGDLKVENLPETAKHKFKAFNAWDYLIEDPDAPAWPSFAGSSIWHEEDSVQALAEIAEPPVVHELQETLHGAAPAETAVTNPPGLEKVSSYSLRVESTIANLYQLCDFVVEHARQAGMNAREIGKIRIAVYEACLNVIEHAYHSNPGNWIDLSVHYNPEKFIIVIHDTGLSFQLKPPAEYDVQEAVAKRRTGGFGMHIIRRSVDHLEYHPDNVHGNRLIMLKNLR, encoded by the coding sequence ATGAAGAAGCCACTTTTTTTCGTGGAAACAGTCGAGGGACCGCCCTTCGTCATCAAGCTCCACTTTGACACCAATGCGCCCATGCCGGAACTGGTGGCCCGGCTGGCTTCCTACTTCGAGATGACTTTGAGCCAGGACAAGGTGAACTATGTCATCGACATGGAAAACGTGCTTTTCCCCTCCACCAAACTCATCGCGCTGTTGATTGCCACCGCAGCGCGCGTGCGGCTGCGCAATGGCGACCTCAAGGTCGAAAACCTGCCGGAAACCGCCAAACACAAGTTCAAGGCATTCAACGCCTGGGACTACCTCATCGAAGACCCCGATGCCCCCGCCTGGCCCTCGTTTGCGGGCAGCAGTATCTGGCATGAGGAAGACAGCGTGCAGGCACTGGCTGAAATCGCCGAACCGCCGGTGGTGCATGAGTTGCAGGAGACATTGCATGGCGCCGCACCCGCGGAGACGGCGGTCACCAATCCCCCCGGGTTGGAGAAGGTGAGCTCCTACTCCCTGCGTGTGGAAAGCACGATCGCCAATCTCTATCAACTGTGTGATTTTGTGGTGGAACATGCCAGACAGGCGGGCATGAATGCGCGGGAAATCGGCAAGATTCGCATCGCCGTCTATGAGGCCTGCCTGAATGTGATCGAACACGCCTACCATTCCAATCCCGGCAACTGGATCGATTTGTCGGTGCACTACAACCCCGAGAAGTTCATCATCGTCATTCATGATACCGGCCTGAGTTTTCAGTTGAAACCACCGGCGGAATACGACGTGCAGGAGGCGGTGGCCAAACGCCGCACCGGCGGCTTCGGCATGCACATCATCCGCCGCTCGGTCGATCATCTCGAGTATCATCCCGATAATGTGCATGGCAACCGGCTGATCATGCTGAAGAATTTGCGATAA
- a CDS encoding SPOR domain-containing protein, with translation MVMYRWLVLRLFWSILLLPLIAFVTLWILHELLFRGSYFPDTIIIVILALALFPVVSAVLTRIARRRFAFLEERGRELLLAGQEDHMAEMLPLLRRLFDSGLLSPREQEKCGQALRRSYFPFYASHLEDPHARTQLLAALREGVRVEEAYYALKSYVLNQPRLTMGTAAIAEELLDHNPGDQALANFFVRHFLENRSTHHRAEYFYASHLAHDGSLSDRILALCLEKILGRERRDDFAAWCYVRAFQSKWGEDPRVRRALYQLHEAYRLIPRDDALARVVAACASLLSSEEIERWRAESRPAPAPPMRQRLETLMLALREGRLYAATWLRKYQRWVWAVTGGAVLLLILLAWPEPPASKVSPPAPSPPAIDQQRYFSFQVGAVKERRRAERMRQALATSGLVVYIVPPRHVEGWYAIRVGRYPSQEQARAAADSLKAAGIVSEYFVTNYEAPATSQQ, from the coding sequence ATGGTTATGTATCGCTGGCTTGTCCTGCGCCTGTTTTGGAGCATACTCCTGCTCCCCCTGATCGCCTTTGTCACGCTCTGGATTTTGCACGAGTTGCTCTTCCGTGGCAGCTATTTTCCCGACACCATTATCATCGTCATCCTCGCGCTGGCCCTCTTCCCCGTGGTGAGTGCGGTGCTCACACGCATCGCTCGCCGGCGCTTTGCCTTTTTGGAGGAACGCGGCAGGGAGTTGCTGCTTGCCGGCCAGGAAGATCATATGGCCGAAATGTTGCCGCTGTTGCGGCGTTTGTTCGACAGCGGCCTGCTCTCGCCGCGTGAGCAGGAAAAATGCGGGCAGGCGCTGCGGCGCAGCTACTTCCCCTTCTATGCCAGCCATCTCGAGGACCCGCATGCACGCACGCAACTGCTGGCGGCGCTGCGGGAAGGCGTGCGCGTCGAGGAAGCCTACTACGCCCTCAAGTCTTATGTGCTGAATCAACCCCGGCTGACCATGGGCACCGCCGCGATCGCCGAGGAGCTGCTCGATCACAATCCCGGCGATCAGGCGCTCGCCAACTTTTTCGTGCGGCATTTTTTGGAGAACCGCAGCACGCATCATCGCGCGGAATATTTCTATGCCAGCCACCTGGCACACGACGGCAGCCTGAGCGACCGGATTCTTGCACTGTGCCTGGAAAAAATCCTGGGGCGGGAACGCCGTGACGATTTCGCGGCATGGTGTTATGTGCGTGCCTTTCAATCGAAATGGGGGGAGGATCCGCGTGTGCGTCGCGCCCTTTACCAGTTGCATGAGGCGTATCGGCTGATACCGCGTGACGATGCCCTGGCGCGCGTGGTCGCAGCCTGCGCTTCCCTGCTGTCGTCGGAGGAGATCGAACGCTGGCGGGCGGAAAGCCGGCCGGCCCCCGCCCCGCCCATGCGGCAACGACTGGAAACCCTCATGCTCGCCCTGCGGGAGGGCCGGCTGTATGCTGCCACGTGGTTGCGGAAATATCAACGCTGGGTGTGGGCCGTCACTGGAGGGGCCGTGCTGTTGCTCATTCTGCTTGCCTGGCCGGAGCCGCCCGCCAGCAAAGTTTCCCCGCCGGCACCCTCACCACCAGCCATTGACCAGCAACGTTATTTTTCATTTCAAGTTGGTGCGGTAAAAGAACGCCGCCGCGCGGAACGAATGCGGCAGGCGCTTGCAACCTCGGGGTTGGTAGTGTATATCGTGCCGCCACGCCATGTGGAAGGCTGGTATGCCATCCGCGTGGGCCGCTATCCTTCGCAAGAGCAGGCGCGCGCGGCAGCCGACAGCCTGAAAGCCGCGGGCATCGTGAGTGAATATTTCGTGACCAACTACGAAGCTCCTGCCACATCGCAGCAATAA
- the typA gene encoding translational GTPase TypA, translating into MTKDGIRNIALIAHVDHGKTTLVDGMLKQSGTFRDHQLTGERIMDSLALERERGITILAKNTAIWFQDVKINIVDTPGHADFGGEVERALSMVDGALLLVDASEGPLPQTRFVLKKALAAQLPVIVVINKIDRSDARIQEVTNAIYDLFIDLDASEVQLEFPILYTNAKQAVAHRRLDDGSTNLRPLFETILQAIPGPHADDTAVPQFLVTHLDYDDYVGQLAIGRLRHGVLEMGRTYCLCAADDERRPVKFTALYSFKGLQRVPTDRVTAGDIVVVAGVENVRIGDTITALENPRPLPRLNVDEPTVAMIFSVNTSPFAGREGRYLTSRHLRERLEKEARHNVALRLRPTGRAEAFEVCGRGELQLAILIETMRREGYEFMASRPRVLTRMENGQLLEPMEHLFIDIPEEFIGVVTEKLSRRKGRMLNLVNHGSGRVHLEFRLPSRGLIGYRNEFLTDTRGTGICNTLFDGYAPWHGAIPQRTTGALIADRAGRVTAYALLSLADRGEFFVNVGTAVYGGMVVGERNRSGDLEVNITREKKLTNMRSSTAESTETLRPPRLLTLDQAIEFIGADELVEVTPENIRLRKLELDGDKRAAQRKRLAGAAEEPLVA; encoded by the coding sequence ATGACAAAAGACGGTATTCGCAACATTGCCCTCATCGCCCACGTCGATCACGGCAAAACCACCCTGGTCGACGGCATGCTGAAGCAAAGCGGCACCTTCCGCGACCATCAACTCACCGGTGAGCGCATCATGGACAGCCTGGCGCTGGAGCGCGAGCGCGGCATCACCATCCTGGCCAAGAACACCGCCATTTGGTTTCAGGACGTCAAGATCAACATCGTCGACACCCCGGGTCACGCCGATTTCGGCGGCGAAGTGGAGCGTGCGCTCAGCATGGTGGATGGCGCGCTGCTGCTGGTCGATGCCAGTGAGGGCCCGCTGCCCCAAACGCGCTTTGTGCTGAAAAAGGCGCTGGCGGCGCAACTGCCGGTGATCGTGGTGATCAACAAAATCGATCGCAGCGATGCGCGCATTCAGGAGGTCACCAACGCGATTTACGACCTCTTCATCGATCTCGATGCCAGCGAGGTCCAGCTCGAATTTCCCATCCTCTACACCAATGCCAAACAGGCGGTGGCCCACCGCCGGCTGGACGACGGTTCGACGAACCTGCGGCCGCTGTTCGAAACCATCCTGCAGGCCATTCCCGGGCCGCACGCCGATGACACCGCCGTGCCGCAGTTTCTCGTCACCCATCTCGATTACGATGATTATGTCGGCCAGTTGGCCATTGGCCGTTTGCGCCACGGGGTGCTGGAGATGGGCAGGACGTACTGCCTGTGCGCGGCGGATGACGAACGCCGGCCCGTCAAATTCACCGCGCTCTATTCCTTCAAAGGTCTGCAACGGGTGCCGACGGACCGCGTCACTGCCGGCGACATCGTGGTGGTGGCGGGGGTGGAAAATGTGCGCATCGGTGACACCATCACCGCGCTCGAAAATCCCCGGCCGTTGCCGCGCCTGAATGTCGACGAGCCAACGGTGGCGATGATTTTTTCGGTGAACACCAGCCCGTTCGCGGGCCGGGAGGGCCGCTATCTCACCTCGCGCCATCTGCGCGAACGTCTGGAAAAGGAGGCGCGGCACAATGTGGCCCTGCGCCTGCGGCCGACCGGGCGCGCCGAGGCCTTCGAAGTTTGCGGCCGCGGCGAATTGCAGCTCGCCATCCTGATTGAGACCATGCGGCGCGAGGGTTACGAGTTTATGGCCTCCAGGCCGCGCGTGCTCACCCGCATGGAAAACGGCCAGCTCCTCGAACCCATGGAGCATCTCTTCATCGACATCCCGGAGGAGTTCATCGGCGTGGTGACCGAGAAACTGTCCCGGCGCAAAGGCCGCATGCTCAACCTGGTCAACCACGGCAGCGGCCGGGTGCATCTGGAGTTTCGCCTGCCCTCCCGCGGGCTGATCGGCTACCGCAACGAGTTTCTCACCGACACCAGGGGCACGGGCATCTGCAACACCCTGTTCGACGGCTATGCGCCATGGCACGGCGCCATTCCGCAACGCACCACCGGCGCACTGATTGCCGATCGTGCCGGCCGCGTCACGGCTTATGCTCTGCTCAGCCTGGCGGATCGCGGCGAATTTTTCGTCAATGTGGGCACCGCGGTGTATGGCGGCATGGTGGTGGGCGAGCGCAATCGCAGCGGGGATCTGGAGGTGAACATCACCCGCGAAAAGAAGCTCACCAATATGCGCAGCTCCACGGCGGAGAGCACGGAGACGCTGCGCCCCCCGCGATTATTGACGCTCGATCAGGCCATCGAGTTCATCGGCGCGGACGAGCTGGTGGAAGTCACCCCGGAAAACATCCGTCTGCGCAAGCTGGAGCTGGATGGAGACAAACGCGCGGCGCAGCGCAAACGCCTGGCAGGCGCCGCGGAGGAACCCCTGGTGGCGTGA
- a CDS encoding tetratricopeptide repeat protein: MAIARLLPRFIRLLWLIAAPAVFSQTSVTIPLRSTPEYQEFLAAQRLHESGEYQAAAAQFETFVQQHPGSPEAAAARFLLAESCLQLKQYERALAAYRQVKDLHPDSPLAPAAWYHSGFAAFLLGKWQVAVGTLTRALAQYPGHPLGERAMFLLGEAHLQQQDYGAAVAAYTRQLEKFPHGGLAAEALHGLGLAHLARQEDEAAAQACERLLREFPQHRLYTAALLERGRIAVAAGDTAQARARFLQVLQHDAAGAASAAAIYELGLLEFRAAHYESAARHFQALRDRFPQSANAAAAAFMLAECRLGMGEYAVAEQAYAAALQLHPGDPQAAHARYQMAQAQFKQGKYEQAAAGFQQVLASNPAAALAVEAKFWLAEASYQAGWSQQADQHFEELLQQWPQSPHAGRASYARGWLALERKQLPAAAIFFTRAAELGTDPADRIAALLHAGEAYAAQRLFDLAIQQYRTVLNLQPLPSQEAEAHYQIGMCQYRREQLRLAIESFQDVVRLHPQSRRAAAAQLMTGRAWFHLQDYQQALGAFSAVLIHFGDSEHAAEAQFALGECYLRLQQYEQARAAYQTLLDTHPHSERWEEAVTGMAWALAQQGRRDEAVAVVDKYLDRCNDPAMVAELLLQKAELCARLRRNDCAVATLQRLTRDHPATPAAQQAWFKTGSCFEQDGEFDQAITAYFEQAQRHPASFYSAEALFRAASLLEKAGDFERALLACEQLRVMHPLHPLAVHAEYRGGLMEIALQRFDQARARFTAMQQSRRAANVQALALLGLGRLALAEDKPEQARAYLRAVRAVADSGIAAEAQFEIGKSFVQQQHDRQAVAEFLLLPVLYGRYPEWAAQGMLAAAQACERLQEYDRARRLYRQVIEKFPIRPEWVQASQQRLVALKQKR, from the coding sequence ATGGCTATCGCCAGGCTGTTGCCCCGTTTCATCCGTCTGCTGTGGTTGATTGCTGCTCCTGCTGTTTTTTCCCAAACCTCCGTGACAATACCTTTGCGCAGCACTCCCGAATATCAGGAATTTCTTGCGGCACAACGGCTTCATGAGAGCGGGGAATATCAGGCTGCGGCGGCGCAGTTCGAAACCTTCGTGCAGCAGCATCCTGGCAGCCCGGAGGCTGCGGCGGCGCGCTTCCTGCTCGCGGAGTCCTGCCTGCAGCTCAAACAGTATGAGCGCGCGCTGGCCGCATATCGCCAGGTGAAGGATTTGCATCCCGACAGCCCGCTCGCGCCGGCCGCGTGGTACCACAGCGGCTTTGCGGCGTTTCTGCTGGGGAAGTGGCAAGTGGCGGTGGGCACGCTCACCCGCGCGCTGGCGCAATACCCCGGGCATCCGCTGGGCGAGCGGGCCATGTTCTTGCTGGGCGAAGCCCATTTGCAGCAACAAGATTATGGCGCAGCGGTGGCCGCTTATACGCGCCAGTTGGAGAAATTTCCGCACGGGGGGTTGGCCGCCGAGGCGCTGCATGGTTTGGGGCTGGCGCATCTTGCCCGTCAGGAGGATGAGGCTGCAGCGCAGGCTTGCGAGCGGTTGCTGCGCGAGTTCCCGCAACATCGCTTGTACACCGCCGCACTGCTGGAACGCGGCCGCATTGCGGTTGCGGCTGGTGACACGGCACAGGCACGCGCGCGTTTTTTGCAGGTGCTGCAGCATGATGCCGCCGGCGCCGCGTCCGCAGCAGCAATTTATGAGCTTGGCCTGCTGGAATTTCGCGCGGCACACTATGAGTCCGCGGCCCGGCATTTTCAGGCGCTCCGCGACCGGTTTCCGCAAAGCGCCAATGCTGCGGCTGCTGCTTTCATGCTGGCGGAATGCCGCCTGGGTATGGGAGAATATGCGGTGGCCGAGCAGGCTTATGCCGCCGCCCTGCAATTGCATCCCGGGGATCCGCAGGCAGCGCACGCCCGTTATCAAATGGCGCAGGCGCAATTCAAGCAGGGGAAATATGAGCAGGCGGCTGCCGGTTTTCAACAAGTGCTGGCGAGCAATCCCGCGGCCGCGCTGGCGGTCGAGGCCAAATTCTGGCTGGCAGAGGCGAGCTACCAGGCGGGTTGGTCGCAGCAGGCCGACCAGCATTTCGAAGAATTGCTGCAACAGTGGCCGCAGTCCCCACACGCCGGCCGGGCCAGCTATGCCCGGGGATGGTTGGCTCTGGAGCGCAAGCAATTGCCCGCGGCTGCCATTTTTTTCACGCGCGCGGCCGAGCTCGGTACCGATCCGGCGGACCGCATTGCGGCGCTGTTGCATGCGGGTGAGGCTTACGCGGCACAACGGCTGTTCGACCTGGCGATTCAGCAATACCGCACCGTGCTCAATCTGCAGCCGCTGCCCAGCCAGGAGGCGGAGGCACATTATCAAATCGGCATGTGCCAGTACAGGCGCGAACAGCTCCGGCTGGCGATCGAGAGTTTTCAAGATGTCGTGCGGCTGCATCCCCAGTCCCGGCGCGCCGCCGCCGCACAGCTCATGACCGGCCGCGCCTGGTTTCATTTGCAGGACTATCAGCAGGCGCTCGGCGCTTTCAGCGCAGTCCTGATCCACTTCGGGGACAGTGAGCATGCCGCGGAGGCGCAGTTTGCGCTGGGCGAATGCTATTTGCGCTTGCAGCAATATGAACAGGCGCGCGCCGCCTATCAAACGCTGCTCGATACACACCCCCACAGCGAGCGGTGGGAGGAGGCGGTCACCGGCATGGCTTGGGCTTTGGCGCAGCAGGGCCGCCGTGACGAGGCGGTCGCGGTGGTGGATAAATATCTCGACCGCTGCAACGACCCTGCGATGGTTGCGGAGCTTTTGCTGCAAAAGGCGGAGTTGTGTGCGCGGTTGCGCCGCAACGACTGTGCAGTGGCGACCCTGCAGCGCCTGACGCGGGACCATCCCGCCACCCCGGCCGCGCAACAAGCCTGGTTCAAAACCGGCTCCTGTTTCGAACAAGACGGTGAATTCGATCAGGCCATCACCGCCTACTTCGAGCAGGCGCAGCGACATCCCGCCTCGTTTTACAGCGCCGAGGCGCTGTTTCGTGCCGCCAGTCTGCTGGAAAAGGCCGGTGATTTCGAGCGCGCGTTGCTGGCCTGTGAACAATTGCGCGTCATGCATCCGCTGCATCCCCTGGCAGTGCACGCTGAATATCGCGGCGGCCTGATGGAAATCGCGCTGCAGCGATTTGATCAGGCCCGTGCCCGCTTTACCGCCATGCAGCAATCCCGCCGCGCCGCAAATGTGCAGGCCCTGGCGTTGCTGGGCCTGGGCAGGCTGGCGCTGGCGGAAGACAAGCCGGAGCAGGCGCGCGCATATTTGCGCGCTGTGCGCGCCGTGGCAGACTCCGGGATCGCGGCCGAGGCACAATTCGAAATCGGGAAGAGTTTCGTCCAGCAGCAGCATGACCGGCAGGCCGTGGCGGAATTTCTGTTGCTGCCAGTGCTTTATGGCAGATATCCGGAATGGGCGGCGCAAGGCATGCTGGCCGCCGCGCAGGCCTGTGAACGGCTGCAGGAATATGACCGGGCGCGCCGCCTCTACCGGCAGGTGATCGAGAAATTTCCCATTCGGCCGGAATGGGTGCAGGCCTCGCAACAGCGGCTGGTGGCACTCAAACAAAAGCGTTGA